A segment of the Siphonobacter curvatus genome:
TACAGTCCTTCGAAAAACTGGACAACACCTTTGCTCCCTATGCCTACACGGAGGCGAATGGCGGCTATCGGTACTTCTCTAATCCGCTGGAATTATTTGCCGGTCGTGATGCTCGTTTAGGTGGAACCGTGATTTTGCCGGGAAGCCAGTTTAAAAGCAAAACCGTAGACATTTGGGCCGGGTACATTCTGGCCAACAATTCCATCATTACGGGCGATAACTTCGGCTCCCGCAAGGTACTGCCCGGCAAAACGACGGAAGAACAGGTGGTTGGGTTTGACGGTCCGATTGACGGGCTGGAGTACAGTGCTCAGACGGGCTTTTACGTGCGTAAGTACCAGGATCCGACCGTAGGATCCGGGCAACTCGGCACCCGGAGTGAAGTTTGGTGGATTCGCTACCGTTACGCCGAAGTACTGCTCAACGCCGCCGAAGCTGCCTTCGAACTGGGGCAGTCGGCCAAGGCTGCCGAGTACCTGAATCAGGTTCGGAAACGGGCCGGTTTTACCAAAGATCTGGTCGCGGCTGACCTGAGTTTCGACCGCATTGTGCACGAACGTAAAGTAGAACTGGCGTTTGAAAATCACATTTTCTGGGATCTGAAACGCTGGCGGCTGGCTCACGTGGTCTGGAATGGCAACGCGACCGATCTCACGACCCAGCCTGGCGTAGCTACCGAAACCAGCACCCGCATTTTCGGACTGTGGCCGTATAAAATCTACGCTCCGGGTACCGAGCAGAATGGCAAGTGGGTGTTCAAGAAGATCATTCCTTCGAATGTGACCAACCCGCACCGCTTCCGGCTGGGTAATTACTACTCGTTCATCAACGAAGACATCCGGAACAACAACCCAAAAATTGTGAAAAACCCGAACCAGTAAACGCACCGGACTGATGAAAAAATATCTTCTCTTTTTACTGCTGGGAGCTTCGCTAACGGCCTGTACCTTTGATAATTACGATCCGCCGTCTTCCGTATTAAAGGGCCGGATCGTGTATAAGGGTGAACCCATTGGCGTTGAATACAACAACGTAACCTTCGAACTCTGGGAGCCCGGCTGGGGCAAAAAAGGATCGATTAACGTGACGGTCGATCAAAATGGCTCGTATGCCTCTACCTTATTCGATGGCAATTATAAGCTGGTGATTCCTTCGTATCAGGGACCGTTCAAGTCCATTCGCAACGCCGAAACCCAATCGGATACCATTCCGGTGCAGGTACGCGGCAGTCAGACCCTGGACCTGGAGGTATTGCCGTACTACATGATCCGTAATGCCACCTTCACGGGCGGAGAGTCGAAGGTTTCGACGCAGTTTTCGATTGAAAAAATTATTACCGATGCCTCGGCCAAAGCCATCGAAGAAGTGGCTCTGTACATCAGCAAAACGGACTTTGTAGACGTTCGGACCAACATTGCCGCTCAGGTAATCAAAGGAGCCGATCTGAAAACCATGAGTGGCATTCAGCTGCAGGTGACGGTACCGAAACTGACACCGACGCAAAATTTTGTATTTGCCCGTGTCAAACTGAAAGTCAGTGGGATAGAAGACCCGATTTTTTCGCCCATTCAAAAAGTGACCTATTGATCAATGCTTCCCGGAAGCGACAACCCTTTCGGGAAGTTTTTTTAGTAACGGTTGGTTTTGCTTCCCATTTGTAAAACTTTTCTACTGCCTTTTTATTCCAGATGACCTGCGTCAATCCGCTTCAGATTCATACATTTCCCGTACCGCAACCCGGCAAAAAGCCGATCTATTTTGACGATCAAAAGTCGACGAAGTTTTTAGGAGATGAGTTGAAACGAACAAGATGGTACTTTTACTGGTAATAGTTCTAGTTTTCAATCCTCTCAAACACTATTGTCTGGTTTCATGCGGAAGCTGTCCAAATCTCTCAAACAAAAAAGTCTCCTGGTACTGGCCCTGGCGGGTGCGGCTTTCGGAGCTGATGCTCAGAAAACCTCGGGTAACCCCATTTTTCCGGGCTGGTATGCTGATCCGGAAGGCGTAATTTTCGGGAAGACGTACTGGGTATATCCCACGTACTCGGCTCCTTACAATAAGCAGGTACACATGGATGCTTTTTCTTCGCCGGATCTGGTGACCTGGAAAAAACATCCCAATATTATCGATACCAGTGCGGTAAAATGGGCCAAACGGGCGTTATGGGCACCGGCCATCATCGAGAAAAAAGGCAAGTACTACCTGTTTTTCGGAGCCAATGATATTCAGAATGATCAGGAGAAAGGGGGCATTGGCGTCGCCGTGGCCAACAAGCCTTCCGGACCGTTCAAGGATCTGCTGGGCAAACCTCTGGTCGATAAATTCCACAACGGTGCTCAGCCCATCGATCAGTTTGTGTTTAAGGATAAAGACGGGAAATATTACCTCATTTACGGTGGCTGGCGACACTGTAACATTGCTCAGTTAAAAGAAGATTTCAGCGGATTCATTCCGGCCGAGGATGGCTCAACCTTCAAGGAAATCACGCCGGAAAACTACGTCGAAGGGCCAATCATGTTCATTCGGAATGGCAAGTACTACTTCATGTGGTCCGAAGGCGGCTGGACTGGCCCGAACTATTCCGTTGCGTACGCCATCGCCGATTCTCCCTTTGGTCCCTTCAAACGAGCTGGTAAAATTTTGCAGCAGGATGCAAAAGTAGCCACCGGAGCAGGGCACCACTCGGTCATCCAGCGGCCCGGTACGGATGAATGGTACATCATCTACCACCGTCGTCCACTGGGAGAAACCGACGCCAATCACCGGGTAACCTGTATCGAACGCATGTATTTCGATGAAAAAGGTGAAATCAAACCCGTAAAAATCACGTTCGAAGGCGTTCCAGCTCAGAAGGTAAAATAACCTTATAAATCAGGGTTTTAACTCATTAAAAGTTACTGTCTGTTTAACCTGAGACCCCAGCCCGGGGTCATGCCCCGGGCTATCTATCTAAAGTATTCTTTGGGTTTGGTAAGTGATAATTTAACTATGGCTTGTTGCTTTTAGGGAGCTTCTTTATTCACCTAGACCAAGTTTGGTCCCGTAAGTATGGCTGTTCAGTAGCGATCAGCAATCCATGTCGGGCCATTTCACGCCTAACCATTCCATGGGGGCGACAGCCTGCTCAGGGCCACCGCATTTCGGCTATCGTAGCTCGTTCGGCGGCCCCATGGAATGGCCCCCATGGAATGGCCCCCATGGAATGGCTGATACGCGGGAGAGGTTTTCATCTTCGAGCAGTAGTAATGTTGTTAGTTTCTAGCGAGTCGGTACTGTTGACGACATAAACCCAGGCCCCGTCCTATCGCGAAAAGCCGCCTTTTTCATCCGCAAAGCGGTAGCCTGGAGCGGGATGAAAAGAGCGGTGTTTGCGATACGGACTAAGAGATCAGCCGTCTTTAA
Coding sequences within it:
- a CDS encoding DUF3823 domain-containing protein, translating into MKKYLLFLLLGASLTACTFDNYDPPSSVLKGRIVYKGEPIGVEYNNVTFELWEPGWGKKGSINVTVDQNGSYASTLFDGNYKLVIPSYQGPFKSIRNAETQSDTIPVQVRGSQTLDLEVLPYYMIRNATFTGGESKVSTQFSIEKIITDASAKAIEEVALYISKTDFVDVRTNIAAQVIKGADLKTMSGIQLQVTVPKLTPTQNFVFARVKLKVSGIEDPIFSPIQKVTY
- a CDS encoding glycoside hydrolase family 43 protein, coding for MRKLSKSLKQKSLLVLALAGAAFGADAQKTSGNPIFPGWYADPEGVIFGKTYWVYPTYSAPYNKQVHMDAFSSPDLVTWKKHPNIIDTSAVKWAKRALWAPAIIEKKGKYYLFFGANDIQNDQEKGGIGVAVANKPSGPFKDLLGKPLVDKFHNGAQPIDQFVFKDKDGKYYLIYGGWRHCNIAQLKEDFSGFIPAEDGSTFKEITPENYVEGPIMFIRNGKYYFMWSEGGWTGPNYSVAYAIADSPFGPFKRAGKILQQDAKVATGAGHHSVIQRPGTDEWYIIYHRRPLGETDANHRVTCIERMYFDEKGEIKPVKITFEGVPAQKVK